One Corynebacterium aurimucosum genomic window, GAATTTCTCCGCACGCAGTTTGCCGAGCGAGGCTTTGTCTCGCTCTTCCACCCGGTCGAGGGGCCGGTGAATCTGTATTACGGGAGCCGTTTTGCCAACGATAAACAGCGACTTTTGCTCAGTGCAGAGCATCCGACGTGCGCCTGGCTCGGCTGCACACGACCAGCCGCGGAGTGCCAGATGCACCATATAAGGCGCTGGCAGGATGGCGGACCGACCAACCTCGACAACCTCGTGCCGCTATGTAAATATCACAACGCCATCAATGACGATGACCCCGCCCGACCCACATATCGCGGGCGCATCGACCGAGTTGAGGGCCGTATGGCATGGCTGCCTCCCGACGGCGCTCCACCAATCCCCATCCCCAGCCCGGTCTGGGATTAAAAAGCCCCTCCACAAGGAGGGGCTAGAAGCGCTGGCTTACTTCGAGCTCAGGGCGCCAACGTTCACGCCAGCCTGGTTGAGCAGCATGATGACGAGATTGATGATGTCGCCACCGAGGTCAAGGGCGCTAGAAAGCATTGGGGTTCTCCTTTGATTGAATTCCTAGACTTTATGCCTATCGTACGAAACGGTCCCAAACGTTACGCCCCGTGCCTGGGGCGCGCGGCGGAGGCTTAGGTCGCCCAGTGAGCATGCATCCCGGGAGCAGCTAACACGAGGCAGTTAACCCCCAGGACGCTAGAGCGGGGAGATGGTGTGCTTCTTGGGCAGGTCCTTCTCTTGCTTATCGGCAAGCTGGCGCAGCGCGCGGCGCAGGGCCAAGCGCGACTCGGAGGGCTTAATCATGCCATCGAGGTATCCGCGCTCCGCGGCGACATAGGGTGCGGTCATGGTCTCGTCGTAGAAGTCCATGAACATCTTCTTCGTCATCGCGCGTTGCTCTGGGGTCTCGGCGGCCTCGAGCTGCTTGCCCGCAATCATGACCACGGCGGCGGCCGAGCCCATCACGGCAATCTGGGCCGTCGGCCACGCCAGGTTGATATCACCGGTCAGGTTCTTCGAGCCCATCACGGCATACGCGCCGCCATAAGCCTTGCGCACGATGAGCGAGACCTTCGGCACGGTGGCCTCCACCACGGCAAACGCAAACTTCGCGCCGCGGTGAATCAAGCCCGCCTTCTCTTGGTCCACGCCCGGCAGGTAACCCGGCGTATCCACCACAAAGACCAGCGGGATGTTGTAGGCATCGCAAATACGGATAAAGCGCGCGCCCTTATCGGCGGCATCCGCATCGATACAACCCGCTGAATGCATCGGGTTATTGGCCACAAAACCCACGGCCTTGCCATCAATGCGACCAAAGGCAGTGATGACGTTGGGGGCGTAGTTTTCCTGAATTTCGATGAGATCGTCATCGTCGCCAAGCTGCGTGAGCAGGTCCATCATGTCGTAGCCGGCGTTCGTATCATCCGGCATGAAGGAATCCAGCTCGGTGTCCTGGGCTACCTCCTCATCAGAAGGCGCATCGAAGACCGGGGATTCGTCGAAGCAGGTCAGAGGCAAATGATCCAGCAAGTCACGAACTAGGTCGAAGGCCTCATCCTCCGAGGGCACCACGACAGACACGTTGCCGTTGAGCTCCTGCTGGCGCGCGGAGCCCAAGTCGTGGGAGGAAATTTCCTCGCCCGTGACCTCCTTGATCACGTTCGGGCCCGTCACGTACATTTCCGCCTCACCATCGACGGCGATGATGAAGTCCGTGGTCACCGGCGCATACACCGCACCACCAGCGGACTTACCCATCATGATGGAAATCTGCGGGCTACGGCCAGATAGCGGCAGCTGGCGGCGGGCAATCTCGGAGTACATGGCCAGAGACGTCACCGCGTCCTGGATGCGCGCACCACCGGAATCCTGGATACCGATAACCGGGCAGCCAATCTTGATGGCCAAATCCATGATGTCGGTGACCTTCTTACCAAAGGTCACGCCCACGGAACCGCCATACACGGTCTTATCGTGCGCGTAGATACACACCGGGCGGCCATTGATGCGGCCGTGACCAGTGACCACGCCGTCGGAGTAAATCGCATCCGGGTCACCGGGGGTCTTGCCCAGGGCGCCGGTTTCGACGAAGGAGCCTTCGTCGAGAAGCGCGGCGATGCGTTGGCGCGGAGTCGAACGCCCAGCCTCGTCGCGGCGCGCCCGGGAGCGTTCACTGCCGGGATCCTGGGCGCGTTCGAGGCGCTCGCGTAGGTCCGCTAGCTTGTCAGCGGTGCTAGTCACTTCCGAATCTTCTCCTCGATCCATTCCTCCATGTGCTTGCCCACGATACCGATTGCGGGCTCGTCGGGAACCGCCAGGTGGTCGCCCGGCAGCTGCACAATCTCCAGATCCTTCACGATAACGCCCCAGCCACCGTCCGGGTTAATCTCCGCATAGGCAGGCTCGAGCTCGATGGCGCCGTCATGCATGCGCTCGGAGCGGAAGAGGATGACGGGCGCGCTTACCGACGCCCACCGTCCCATATCCAGCGAGCCCAGAATCTGGTTATCCACGAAGGATGCGCGCTGGTGCTCTAGCACGCCGGCGGACAGGCCGTGCTCAGAGGCGTCGGTGGAGCTAAGGAATTCCGCGAGCATGGCCATGAGTGCATCCTCGCCCACGGTCTCCAGCATCTCGTAGGGCGGCTCGAAGTCGAGGCCATAGGTCTTCTTGGCGAAGGCGGCGTAGCGCCCCCAGCGGGCCTTGGTTTCCTCCAGTGTCTTCGGCGCTGGGTTAGCCGGCTGGGTGGTATCCAGCAGAGCGATAAAGGCAACCTCAGCAGTATCCTCGCCGCGAGCTTGACGCTCCTGCAGCTGGTAGGCCACCTCGTAGGCTAGCGCTCCGCCGAAGGACCAGCCGCCGAGCACGACCTTGCGCCCGCGCGCGTAGTGCAGGATGTCCTCGATATAGGCGGCGGCGCGATCCTCCAGGCTGCCCTCGATGCGCTCCACGCCGTAGACGGCGACGTCGGCAGGCAAGCGGCGGGTCAGCGGCTGGTAGACCACGGTGGTGCCGCCGGCCGGGTGGAACATGAAGACGGCCGGGCCATCGGCCTCGCGCAGCACGCGGATATTGCCTTCGACCTCGGTCTCCAGGCCCTCGCGGACCAGGTCTGCCAAATTCTCCAGGGCTTCGGCTTCCTGGACCTGCTGTGCGGTGACCTCGATGCCGGCGCGCTCGGTGAGGCGCTCGGCAATCTTTGCGGCGACCTCATCGCTGACCTGCGGCAGCGCAGAGGTCACGCCGGCCGCGGCCTTGCCCGTGAAGGTGGCCCAGGTACCAAAGACCATGCGCTCGGAGGCATCGCGCGGTGCGACGCCTACGCCTTCGCGGTTCTCGTCCATGCCACCGCTTTCGCCGTTCGGCTTATCTGCGCCGCCCTTCGCGCTCACGGTGGTGTCGTTCGCGCCGGTGCGGTCAGCCTCGGTGAGCGCGGAAGGTGCGTCAGTACTCGCGGTTCCAGCTTCAGCAGCCGCGTCGGCCGGTGCCTGTGCGGCAGAACCGGGCTGCTCGGACACGGCCTCTTCAACCATGGTGATGACGTCGGCGAGGGAGGCGTCGCGAAGCGCCTGCACCTGCAGCGGCGGAATCTGGAAGTCATTCTCCACGCGGTTCTTGATGCGCATGCCCATGAGCGAATCCAGGCCCAGGTCAATGAGCGGCAGCTCGCGCGGGAGATCGGAGACGTCGTAGCCCATGGACTCCGACACGATGAGTGCCAAGCGCTCCTCCACGCTCTCCGTCGCCGGGTCCCAGCGCACGGCATCGGCGCCCACGTCGGGGTCCGCGAACTGCGGCGCGGTCACAGCCTGCGGCAGGCTCGGCTCCGGGGCCGCAGCGGGTTCGGCAAGGTTGAGAGTCGAGGCAAAGCCCTCCGCAACAAGCTTGGTGCTTGCTCCGTCCACGTAGTGCACCGCCAGCGACAGTCCACCCAGCGTGCGGCGGACAATCGTGGTGACCTCGCCCTTCGCGGGCAGGTCGAGGTGCTCCTCGCTCGCCGCGATATGGGCGCCCGGGGTCACGGCCTCGGCGGCAGCCTCCAGGATGGCCAGCGCGCTCGGCGCCTGGTCGGCGTTCGTGGAGAAAGCCACCGCGCCCTCCGGCAAGCTCACGCGCGCACCCGGCAGACCGGACACACCAGAAGACGGACGAGCATTGGTCCAAAAACGTTGGCGGCGGAAGTGGGTATGGGGGGCGTCGACAAGCGCGCCGGAGCCAAAGACCTTAGTGTAATCCACCGGCGTTCCAGCAACGTAGAGCTTGCCCAGCAGGTCCAGAAGTGACTCGGTGGGCTCCACCTTGCGCTTCAGGCTGTAGAGCAGCTGCGCATCCGCCTTGCCCGCGGCAAAAGCGGTGGACATCAGGCCCATCAGCGCAATCGGGTTCGGGGAAATCTCCACGATCTGCATGTGGCCGGCCGCGAACGCCGCTTCCGCCGCCTCCTGCAGGTAGACGGGCTTGCGGGTCATGCGGATCCAGTAGTCCTCATCGTGCAGCACCGCACCGGGGCGGTAGACCTTGCCGCGGTCCACGGAGGAGAAGAGCGTCGTGTGCAGCGGGCGGGTCTCGATGCCAGCGATTTCTGCATAGAGCTCACCCAGGAGCGGGTCAACGGCGGAGGTGTGGCCAGCACCCTTGACATTGAGCGCGCGGGCGAACTTGCCCTCGCCCTCGAGGCGCTCCACCAGCGCGAGGACCTCCTCACGCGGGCCGCCCACGGTGGTCATGCCCGGGCCGGTGTACACGGCAGGCTCGATGGAACCCGGCAGGGCGTCAATCTCCTCGGCGGAAAGCTCGACGACGGCCATGGCACCCTGCTGGTCCTCCGGCAGCGAAGCCTCGCCCTCGCCCATGAGGCGCGCGCGGTGGCAGGCGATGAGCATGGCGTCGGCCGCCGTGATTCCGCCCGCAGCGTAGGCCGCGCCGATTTCCCCCATGGACATGCCGATAACGCCAGCTGGGTGCACCCCGAAGGTGGCGAGCAGGTCCGTCAGCGCAATCTGAATGGCGGTGATGGCCACCTGCGCGGTTTCGGTGTTGTAGGTCTGGGCGTCGTCGTGCACCAGCTCCAGGATGGACCAGCCGGATTCGCGCTGCACGATGGCATCGAGCTCCTCCAAGCGCTCGGCGAACAGCGACGAGACCTCAATCATGTCCTTGGCCATCTTGCGATGCTGGGAGCCGAAACCGGAGTACATGAAGACAGGTCCGTGCACCGTCGGGGAATCCGCCGCGGCGATCCCGACGGAGACGGTCCCCTCGGAGACCTGACGCAGGCGCTTGACAGCTTCCTCGCTTGACGACGCCGTTACTACCGCACGCGAACGCCCATGGTTGCGGCGCGCGAGGGTGCGGGCCAGGGAGAGCAGGTTCGGGTTCTCCGCTTCGATGTAGTCCGCCAGGTGAGCCGCTGCCGCGGCGCGGCGGGATGGCAGCAAACCGGAGA contains:
- a CDS encoding type I polyketide synthase; translated protein: MTVEELRGWLRTWVAQTTGLSAEEITDTKPLENFGLSSRDAVVLSGELENLLGIKLEPTVAYEYPTIAQLAERLVNGAAGTSAESAPREASPRSASLAGGDIAVIGYAGRFPGAKNVDEFWTMLVEGRAGTGPLPVGRWSEYSSDPITSEKMEQQNTDGGYIEDIASFDAEFFGLSPLEAANMDPQQRILLEVAWEALEDAGVPANQLRGTATGVYMGSTNNDYGMLITADPAEMHPYAMTGTSSAIVANRLSYAFDLRGPSLNVDTACSASLVAVNQAVKDLRVGAADTALAGGVNILASPHASIGFSELGVTSPTSAIHAFSDDADGIVRADAAGVLVLKRLEDAERDGDTIHAVIKGSAVNSDGHSNGLTAPNPDAQVDVLERAYADAGIRPQDVDYVEAHGTGTILGDPIEATALGRVLGPGRQAANPTLLGSAKTNIGHSESAAGVVGLIKVIEGMRHGVIPPNINYVGPNRYIDFDAEHLEVVEDPREWPEYSGQKIAGVSGFGFGGTNAHVVLTDYRGLTHQDAPQVAIGEGQPVALPVSGLLPSRRAAAAAHLADYIEAENPNLLSLARTLARRNHGRSRAVVTASSSEEAVKRLRQVSEGTVSVGIAAADSPTVHGPVFMYSGFGSQHRKMAKDMIEVSSLFAERLEELDAIVQRESGWSILELVHDDAQTYNTETAQVAITAIQIALTDLLATFGVHPAGVIGMSMGEIGAAYAAGGITAADAMLIACHRARLMGEGEASLPEDQQGAMAVVELSAEEIDALPGSIEPAVYTGPGMTTVGGPREEVLALVERLEGEGKFARALNVKGAGHTSAVDPLLGELYAEIAGIETRPLHTTLFSSVDRGKVYRPGAVLHDEDYWIRMTRKPVYLQEAAEAAFAAGHMQIVEISPNPIALMGLMSTAFAAGKADAQLLYSLKRKVEPTESLLDLLGKLYVAGTPVDYTKVFGSGALVDAPHTHFRRQRFWTNARPSSGVSGLPGARVSLPEGAVAFSTNADQAPSALAILEAAAEAVTPGAHIAASEEHLDLPAKGEVTTIVRRTLGGLSLAVHYVDGASTKLVAEGFASTLNLAEPAAAPEPSLPQAVTAPQFADPDVGADAVRWDPATESVEERLALIVSESMGYDVSDLPRELPLIDLGLDSLMGMRIKNRVENDFQIPPLQVQALRDASLADVITMVEEAVSEQPGSAAQAPADAAAEAGTASTDAPSALTEADRTGANDTTVSAKGGADKPNGESGGMDENREGVGVAPRDASERMVFGTWATFTGKAAAGVTSALPQVSDEVAAKIAERLTERAGIEVTAQQVQEAEALENLADLVREGLETEVEGNIRVLREADGPAVFMFHPAGGTTVVYQPLTRRLPADVAVYGVERIEGSLEDRAAAYIEDILHYARGRKVVLGGWSFGGALAYEVAYQLQERQARGEDTAEVAFIALLDTTQPANPAPKTLEETKARWGRYAAFAKKTYGLDFEPPYEMLETVGEDALMAMLAEFLSSTDASEHGLSAGVLEHQRASFVDNQILGSLDMGRWASVSAPVILFRSERMHDGAIELEPAYAEINPDGGWGVIVKDLEIVQLPGDHLAVPDEPAIGIVGKHMEEWIEEKIRK
- a CDS encoding acyl-CoA carboxylase subunit beta; the encoded protein is MTSTADKLADLRERLERAQDPGSERSRARRDEAGRSTPRQRIAALLDEGSFVETGALGKTPGDPDAIYSDGVVTGHGRINGRPVCIYAHDKTVYGGSVGVTFGKKVTDIMDLAIKIGCPVIGIQDSGGARIQDAVTSLAMYSEIARRQLPLSGRSPQISIMMGKSAGGAVYAPVTTDFIIAVDGEAEMYVTGPNVIKEVTGEEISSHDLGSARQQELNGNVSVVVPSEDEAFDLVRDLLDHLPLTCFDESPVFDAPSDEEVAQDTELDSFMPDDTNAGYDMMDLLTQLGDDDDLIEIQENYAPNVITAFGRIDGKAVGFVANNPMHSAGCIDADAADKGARFIRICDAYNIPLVFVVDTPGYLPGVDQEKAGLIHRGAKFAFAVVEATVPKVSLIVRKAYGGAYAVMGSKNLTGDINLAWPTAQIAVMGSAAAVVMIAGKQLEAAETPEQRAMTKKMFMDFYDETMTAPYVAAERGYLDGMIKPSESRLALRRALRQLADKQEKDLPKKHTISPL